Proteins found in one Elephas maximus indicus isolate mEleMax1 chromosome 11, mEleMax1 primary haplotype, whole genome shotgun sequence genomic segment:
- the PSMG2 gene encoding proteasome assembly chaperone 2 isoform X1: MFVPCVDPAPELTGFTLLMPAVSVGNVGQLAIDLIISTLNMFKVGYFYTDCLVPMVGNNPYATTEENAAELSINAEVYSLPSRKLVALQLRSIFIKYKSKPFCEKLLSWIKSSNLARVIVLSSSHSYHCNDLQLRSTPFRYLLTPSMQRSVQNKIKSLNWEEMEKSQCVPGIEDSEFCVRIPGGGITKALYEESCSREIPVAILLKFVSEGDNIPDALGLVEYLNEWLQIIKPCVDAPTVSALPWKIPSSWRFLFGSGLPPALF, from the exons ATGTTTGTGCCCTGCGTGGACCCGGCGCCCGAGCTCACGGGCTTCACCCTCTTGATG CCAGCAGTATCCGTTGGAAATGTTGGCCAGCTTGCAATAGATCTGATTATTTCCACGCTGAATATGTTTAAGGTTGGTTACTTTTATACCGATTGTCTTGTGCCCATGGTTGGAAACAATCCATATGCAACCACAGAAGAAAACGCAGCAGAACTCAGTATAAATGCTGAGG TATACTCATTGCCTTCAAGGAAGCTAGTGGCTCTTCAGTTAAGATCCATTTTTATTAAG TATAAATCCAAACCATTCTGTGAAAAGCTGCTTTCCTGGATAAAAAGCAGTAACCTTGCCAGGGTTATTGTACTTTCAAGCAGTCATTCGTACCACTGCAATGATCTACAGCTTCGCAG TACTCCCTTCCGCTACCTTCTTACACCTTCCATGCAAAGAAGTGTTCAGAATAAAATAAAGAGCCTTAactgggaagaaatggaaaaaagccaGTGCGTTCCCGGAATCGAGGATTCTGAGTTTTGTGTCCGTATCCCTGGAGGAGGTATCACAAAAGCACTCTATGAGGAAAG CTGTTCTAGAGAAATCCCAGTGGCGATTCTGCTGAAATTTGTATCCGAAGGAGACAATATCCCAGATGCATTAGGCCTTGTTGAGTATCTTAATGAATGGCTTCAGATCATTAAACCGTGT GTGGATGCCCCCACAGTGTCTGCCTTGCCATGGAAAATACCAAGTTCTTGGAGATTTCTCTTTGGCAGTGGTCTTCCCCCTGCACTGTTCTGA
- the PSMG2 gene encoding proteasome assembly chaperone 2 isoform X2: protein MFKVGYFYTDCLVPMVGNNPYATTEENAAELSINAEVYSLPSRKLVALQLRSIFIKYKSKPFCEKLLSWIKSSNLARVIVLSSSHSYHCNDLQLRSTPFRYLLTPSMQRSVQNKIKSLNWEEMEKSQCVPGIEDSEFCVRIPGGGITKALYEESCSREIPVAILLKFVSEGDNIPDALGLVEYLNEWLQIIKPCVDAPTVSALPWKIPSSWRFLFGSGLPPALF from the exons ATGTTTAAGGTTGGTTACTTTTATACCGATTGTCTTGTGCCCATGGTTGGAAACAATCCATATGCAACCACAGAAGAAAACGCAGCAGAACTCAGTATAAATGCTGAGG TATACTCATTGCCTTCAAGGAAGCTAGTGGCTCTTCAGTTAAGATCCATTTTTATTAAG TATAAATCCAAACCATTCTGTGAAAAGCTGCTTTCCTGGATAAAAAGCAGTAACCTTGCCAGGGTTATTGTACTTTCAAGCAGTCATTCGTACCACTGCAATGATCTACAGCTTCGCAG TACTCCCTTCCGCTACCTTCTTACACCTTCCATGCAAAGAAGTGTTCAGAATAAAATAAAGAGCCTTAactgggaagaaatggaaaaaagccaGTGCGTTCCCGGAATCGAGGATTCTGAGTTTTGTGTCCGTATCCCTGGAGGAGGTATCACAAAAGCACTCTATGAGGAAAG CTGTTCTAGAGAAATCCCAGTGGCGATTCTGCTGAAATTTGTATCCGAAGGAGACAATATCCCAGATGCATTAGGCCTTGTTGAGTATCTTAATGAATGGCTTCAGATCATTAAACCGTGT GTGGATGCCCCCACAGTGTCTGCCTTGCCATGGAAAATACCAAGTTCTTGGAGATTTCTCTTTGGCAGTGGTCTTCCCCCTGCACTGTTCTGA